The following are encoded in a window of Sinomonas cyclohexanicum genomic DNA:
- a CDS encoding IS1380 family transposase produces the protein MQVSHSQAAVAVSFDEPNLVSAAGLLPVMRLAEAAGLRALTDAHLSVPTDKGANAGLKIASLVAGMVAGADSIDDMALLRHGGMGRLFKACYAPSTLGSFLRAFAFGHVRQLDAVAARFLANLAARAPLLDAPAVGEFVFVDVDDTIIEVHGHAKQGAGFGYSGVRGLNALLATATTAQSAPVILAQRLRKGAAASPRGASRLVADALSALRRAGTPGRALVRADSAFYGHPTVAAALAAGAEVSVTVRLDPAVKRAIAAIPSEAWTAIEYTDAVFDQAAGTWISRAEVAEVPFTAFASRKKAEQVTGRLVVRRIPDLNPKAPDGQGTLFDTHRHHAFFTTVPAQDLGTVAADATHRAHAVIEQVHADLKDSALAHLPSGKFAANSAWLVAAVMAFNLARAAGTLAAGPFAKARTGTIRRKLVNLPARIAASARKIRLRLPANWPWQNAWEQLFTAAHAPPSMP, from the coding sequence GTGCAAGTTTCCCACAGTCAGGCCGCGGTGGCGGTGTCCTTCGACGAGCCGAACCTCGTCTCCGCGGCAGGCCTGCTGCCGGTGATGCGCCTGGCCGAGGCCGCAGGGCTCCGGGCCCTGACCGACGCGCATCTGAGCGTGCCGACGGACAAGGGCGCGAACGCGGGCCTGAAGATCGCCTCGCTGGTGGCCGGGATGGTCGCCGGGGCGGACTCGATCGATGACATGGCCCTGCTGCGCCACGGCGGGATGGGCAGGCTCTTCAAGGCCTGCTACGCGCCCTCGACCCTGGGCTCCTTCCTGCGCGCGTTCGCCTTCGGCCACGTCCGCCAGCTCGACGCGGTCGCCGCCCGCTTCCTGGCGAACCTCGCCGCGCGGGCTCCGCTGCTGGACGCCCCGGCCGTCGGGGAGTTCGTGTTCGTGGACGTCGACGACACGATCATCGAGGTCCACGGCCACGCCAAGCAGGGCGCTGGCTTCGGGTACTCCGGGGTCCGCGGGCTCAACGCCCTGCTGGCCACCGCCACCACGGCCCAGAGCGCGCCGGTGATCCTGGCCCAGCGGCTGCGCAAGGGCGCTGCGGCGTCCCCGCGCGGGGCGTCCCGGCTGGTCGCCGACGCCCTCTCCGCCCTGCGCCGCGCCGGGACGCCGGGGAGGGCGCTGGTCCGGGCCGACTCGGCGTTCTACGGGCACCCCACCGTCGCCGCCGCCCTCGCGGCAGGGGCCGAGGTCTCGGTCACGGTGCGCCTGGACCCGGCAGTTAAGCGTGCCATCGCCGCCATCCCATCGGAGGCCTGGACGGCGATCGAGTACACCGATGCGGTCTTCGACCAGGCCGCCGGGACCTGGATCTCCCGGGCGGAGGTCGCCGAGGTCCCCTTCACCGCCTTCGCTTCGCGGAAGAAGGCCGAACAGGTCACCGGGCGGCTCGTCGTGCGCCGCATCCCGGACCTGAACCCCAAGGCCCCCGACGGGCAGGGGACCCTGTTCGACACGCACCGGCACCACGCCTTCTTCACCACCGTCCCCGCCCAGGACCTGGGCACTGTCGCGGCCGATGCCACGCACCGTGCCCATGCGGTCATCGAGCAGGTCCACGCCGACCTGAAGGACAGCGCCCTGGCGCACCTGCCCTCGGGGAAGTTCGCGGCGAACTCGGCCTGGCTCGTCGCGGCGGTGATGGCCTTCAACCTCGCCCGCGCGGCCGGGACCCTGGCCGCCGGCCCCTTCGCGAAAGCCAGGACCGGGACCATCCGCCGCAAGCTCGTGAACCTCCCGGCCCGGATCGCCGCCAGCGCCCGGAAGATCCGGCTGCGGCTGCCGGCGAACTGGCCCTGGCAGAACGCATGGGAACAGCTCTTCACCGCCGCCCACGCCCCGCCGTCCATGCCCTAG
- the ureE gene encoding urease accessory protein UreE — MIVTEILGNLHDDEASSAYEGHHRERVVLPSADLAKRIQRVRTDHGTELGIRLPAGSPDLRDGDILAASGRGIVVVQVEATDVLVIAPRSIGEALFTAHSLGNRHLQAQFFGDEMVCQYDRTVADFLDHHGVPYVRQERVMAAPFRHAEHTH; from the coding sequence ATGATCGTCACCGAGATCCTCGGCAACCTGCACGACGACGAGGCCTCCTCCGCGTACGAGGGGCACCACCGCGAGCGGGTCGTGCTCCCGAGCGCAGATCTGGCCAAGCGCATCCAGCGCGTCCGGACCGACCACGGCACGGAGCTCGGCATCCGCCTCCCGGCCGGGTCCCCGGACCTGCGGGACGGGGACATCCTCGCGGCCTCCGGGCGCGGGATCGTCGTAGTGCAGGTCGAGGCGACGGACGTCCTCGTGATCGCCCCGCGCAGCATCGGCGAGGCGCTGTTCACGGCCCACTCGCTCGGCAACCGGCACCTGCAGGCGCAGTTCTTCGGCGACGAGATGGTCTGCCAGTACGACCGCACCGTGGCGGACTTCCTCGACCACCACGGCGTTCCCTACGTCCGCCAGGAACGGGTGATGGCCGCCCCCTTCCGGCACGCCGAGCACACGCACTGA
- the ureG gene encoding urease accessory protein UreG, which produces MSTAQTGDPVIIGIGGPVGAGKTQLVERVTRALIDELSMAAITNDIYTIEDAKILARNGVLPVERIVGVETGGCPHTAIREDTSMNTAAIEDLKARFSDLQLIFVESGGDNLSATFSPELVDFSVYVIDVAQGEKIPRKAGQGMIKSDLLVINKTDLAPFVGADLSVMERDSKSFRGAKPFCFTNLKTDEGLDYVLDWIRRDVLLADLA; this is translated from the coding sequence ATGAGCACAGCGCAGACAGGCGACCCCGTGATCATCGGCATCGGCGGCCCGGTCGGAGCGGGAAAGACCCAGCTCGTGGAGCGCGTCACCCGCGCGCTCATCGACGAGCTCTCCATGGCCGCGATCACCAATGACATCTACACCATCGAGGACGCGAAGATCCTCGCCCGCAACGGCGTGCTTCCGGTCGAGAGGATCGTGGGCGTCGAGACGGGCGGGTGCCCGCACACGGCCATCCGCGAGGACACGTCCATGAACACCGCGGCGATCGAGGACCTCAAGGCCCGCTTCTCGGACCTGCAGCTCATCTTCGTCGAGTCGGGCGGCGACAACCTTTCCGCGACGTTCAGCCCCGAGCTCGTGGACTTCTCCGTCTACGTCATCGACGTCGCGCAGGGCGAGAAGATCCCCCGCAAGGCCGGCCAGGGCATGATCAAGTCGGACCTGCTGGTCATCAACAAGACTGATCTTGCCCCGTTCGTCGGCGCGGACCTGTCCGTGATGGAGCGCGATTCGAAGTCCTTCCGCGGCGCGAAGCCGTTCTGCTTCACGAACCTCAAGACGGACGAGGGCCTGGACTACGTCCTGGACTGGATCCGCCGCGACGTTCTCCTGGCGGACCTCGCATGA
- a CDS encoding urease accessory protein UreF, translated as MPVPVGTSVPSLASLLQLADSALPTGAFSQSFGLEVYLESGEVHDEATLLAWLEGYLSTQLTFTDAIAVRRAVRIAEGGSNHAEGGSRTSLAELDAELTAVLLPAEIRRASQTMGRRLLEIAGESFAPVVPVLADVASYAADAARGVCAGHYSIAFALAGAGQGLDEETLVEAYVYSALTSLTYNAIRAIPLGQLAGQRVLGALRARVPHAVVRSKTPDERLFGAAAPALEIHQMRHEHQRARMFVS; from the coding sequence ATGCCTGTGCCCGTCGGTACGTCGGTGCCTTCCCTGGCCTCCCTCCTCCAGCTCGCCGACTCGGCGCTCCCGACGGGCGCGTTCAGCCAGTCGTTCGGGCTCGAGGTCTATCTCGAGTCCGGCGAGGTCCACGACGAGGCGACCCTCCTCGCGTGGCTCGAGGGCTACCTCTCGACCCAGCTGACGTTCACGGATGCGATCGCCGTCCGCCGCGCCGTGCGCATCGCGGAGGGCGGGTCCAATCACGCGGAGGGCGGGTCCCGCACCAGCCTCGCCGAACTGGACGCCGAGCTCACGGCCGTCCTCCTCCCCGCAGAGATCCGCCGCGCGAGCCAGACCATGGGCCGGCGGCTGCTCGAGATCGCGGGGGAGTCGTTCGCGCCCGTGGTCCCCGTCCTGGCAGACGTTGCCTCCTACGCGGCGGATGCCGCCCGCGGGGTGTGCGCCGGCCACTACTCCATCGCGTTCGCGCTCGCGGGCGCGGGCCAGGGCCTCGACGAGGAGACGCTCGTCGAGGCATACGTCTACTCGGCCCTCACCTCGCTCACGTACAACGCCATCCGCGCGATCCCCCTGGGCCAGCTCGCAGGCCAGCGCGTCCTCGGTGCGCTGCGCGCCCGGGTGCCGCACGCCGTCGTGCGTTCAAAGACCCCGGACGAGCGGCTGTTCGGCGCCGCCGCACCCGCCCTCGAGATCCACCAGATGCGGCACGAGCACCAGCGCGCCCGCATGTTCGTCAGTTAG
- a CDS encoding urease accessory protein UreD: MTAAARLAPGPRTTAAPHRTPDRPLTGELHLGVERRGARSVAVERFHTGALRVLRAHYPDASGQPLFTVVNPGGGYLGGDAYSTAVEVREGASVQLTTQAATKVYRTPQGPARADQRFALGPGARLESLPDPVIAYRGARYRQDTRADLAPDASLALAEVVTPGWAPDGQAFSFEEVSLVARVRVGGRLAVVDNLLLRPAEGGTAPLMLAGRSHVGSLLVVDPHAHDAAVVALRVHLADLFPHCLGGPLVGITRLAVPGFALRVLADSTGAAEAVVRAAVDWTRDAWHGLAPVALRKY, translated from the coding sequence ATGACGGCAGCAGCGAGGCTCGCCCCCGGACCGCGCACGACGGCGGCGCCCCACCGCACGCCCGACCGGCCCCTCACGGGCGAGCTCCACCTCGGCGTCGAGCGCCGCGGAGCGCGCAGCGTGGCCGTGGAGCGGTTCCACACGGGTGCGCTGAGGGTGCTGCGCGCCCACTACCCGGATGCGAGCGGGCAGCCCCTGTTCACAGTCGTGAACCCGGGTGGCGGGTACCTCGGGGGCGACGCGTACAGCACGGCGGTCGAGGTCCGGGAGGGTGCGTCGGTGCAGCTGACCACTCAGGCGGCCACGAAGGTCTACCGCACGCCCCAGGGCCCGGCGCGCGCAGACCAACGGTTCGCGCTCGGGCCCGGGGCCCGCCTCGAGTCGCTCCCGGATCCCGTGATCGCCTACCGGGGCGCGCGGTACCGCCAGGACACGCGGGCCGACCTCGCCCCGGATGCGTCGCTTGCGCTCGCGGAGGTCGTGACCCCGGGCTGGGCGCCGGACGGGCAGGCGTTCAGCTTCGAGGAGGTCTCCCTCGTGGCGCGCGTGCGCGTGGGGGGTCGGCTGGCCGTCGTCGACAACCTGCTGCTGCGCCCCGCCGAGGGCGGCACCGCCCCGCTCATGCTCGCAGGCCGCTCGCATGTGGGCTCGCTGCTCGTGGTGGATCCCCACGCGCACGACGCCGCCGTCGTCGCCCTCCGCGTGCATCTCGCCGACCTGTTCCCGCACTGCCTTGGGGGACCACTCGTGGGGATCACGCGGCTCGCGGTCCCCGGCTTCGCGCTCCGTGTGCTCGCCGACTCGACCGGCGCCGCGGAGGCGGTGGTCCGTGCCGCAGTGGACTGGACCCGGGACGCGTGGCACGGCCTCGCACCTGTGGCGCTGAGGAAGTACTGA
- the ureC gene encoding urease subunit alpha, producing MAASPQGHVPAQVIPGQILPAEGEIILNAGRPVIELDVTNTGDRPVQVGSHYHFAEVNRALDFDRGAARGLRLDIPAGTAVRFEPGDRKAVRLVPLGGAREVYGLRSQVDGPLDAEKGSRDAEVGSGLPNRAIPRAQYAQLYGPTTGDRVRLGDTDLFAEVEHDLTVYGEEVVFGGGKVLRDGMGQNGRVTRGGSPDTAVPDTVITNALIIDCTGIYKADVAIRDGHIQAIGKAGNPLIQDGVDIVVGASTEVVAGERKILTAGGIDTHIHFISPDQVPTALASGITTMIGGGTGPAEGTKATTVTPGAWHIERMLEAVEGLPMNFGFLGKGHASSTAPLAEQIEAGAIGLKVHEDWGATHASIDMALRVADEYDVQVAIHTDTLNECGFLEDTVAAIAGRVIHTFHTEGAGGGHAPDIIAIAAHPNVLPASTNPTLPFTQNTAEEHLDMLMVCHHLSPAIPEDVAFADSRIRPETIAAEDVLHDLGVFSITSSDSQAMGRVGEVVTRTWQLADAMKARRGVLTPDPSPGEAAHDGERAPSSGASPAAGLADNFRIKRYVSKYTINPAIAQGIADSVGSVEVGKFADLVLWDPAFFGVKPDLVIKGGVIANSVMGDSNGSIPTPQPQTLRMAWASHGRSTQSSSITFLSKAAIEAGVPERLGLRKQIRAVGGIRHLTKADLPFNGATPRLEVDPQTYEVRVDGELATCEPAEVLPLAQRYFLF from the coding sequence ATGGCAGCGTCCCCCCAGGGGCACGTCCCCGCACAGGTCATTCCCGGGCAGATCCTTCCCGCCGAGGGCGAGATCATCCTCAACGCGGGCAGGCCGGTCATCGAGCTCGATGTCACCAACACCGGCGACCGGCCGGTGCAGGTCGGCTCCCATTACCACTTCGCCGAGGTCAACCGGGCGCTCGACTTCGACCGCGGTGCGGCGCGCGGGCTCCGGCTCGACATCCCCGCCGGCACGGCGGTGCGCTTCGAGCCCGGCGACCGCAAGGCCGTTCGGCTCGTCCCGCTCGGGGGCGCCCGGGAGGTCTATGGGCTCCGCAGCCAGGTCGACGGCCCCCTCGACGCCGAGAAGGGGTCCCGTGACGCCGAGGTCGGGTCCGGGCTCCCCAACCGGGCCATCCCGCGTGCCCAGTACGCCCAGCTCTACGGCCCCACCACCGGCGACAGGGTGCGCCTCGGCGACACGGACCTCTTCGCCGAAGTCGAGCATGACCTCACGGTCTACGGCGAGGAGGTCGTGTTCGGCGGGGGCAAGGTCCTGCGGGACGGCATGGGCCAGAACGGCCGCGTGACGCGGGGCGGCAGCCCCGACACGGCCGTGCCCGACACCGTCATCACGAACGCCCTCATCATCGACTGCACAGGCATCTACAAGGCGGACGTCGCGATCAGGGACGGCCACATCCAGGCCATCGGCAAGGCGGGGAACCCGCTGATCCAGGACGGCGTGGACATCGTCGTGGGGGCCTCGACCGAGGTCGTCGCAGGGGAGCGCAAGATCCTCACGGCCGGCGGGATCGACACGCACATCCACTTCATCTCTCCCGACCAGGTCCCGACGGCGCTCGCCTCGGGCATCACGACGATGATCGGCGGCGGCACAGGCCCGGCCGAGGGCACGAAGGCCACGACGGTGACGCCGGGCGCGTGGCACATCGAGCGCATGCTCGAGGCCGTGGAGGGCCTGCCGATGAACTTCGGCTTCCTCGGCAAGGGCCACGCGTCGAGCACCGCGCCGCTCGCGGAGCAGATCGAGGCGGGGGCGATCGGGCTCAAGGTCCACGAGGACTGGGGCGCGACCCACGCCTCGATCGACATGGCCCTGCGTGTGGCCGACGAGTACGACGTGCAGGTCGCGATCCACACGGACACGCTCAACGAGTGCGGCTTCCTCGAGGACACGGTTGCCGCGATTGCCGGCCGGGTCATCCACACGTTCCACACCGAGGGCGCGGGCGGCGGCCACGCACCGGACATCATCGCGATCGCCGCGCACCCGAACGTGCTGCCCGCCTCGACCAACCCGACGCTGCCGTTCACGCAGAACACCGCCGAGGAGCACCTCGACATGCTCATGGTGTGCCATCACCTCAGCCCGGCGATCCCCGAGGACGTCGCGTTCGCCGACTCGCGCATCCGGCCCGAGACGATCGCCGCCGAGGACGTCCTGCATGACCTCGGCGTCTTCTCGATCACGTCCTCCGACTCGCAGGCCATGGGCCGCGTCGGGGAGGTCGTCACCCGCACGTGGCAGCTCGCCGATGCGATGAAGGCCCGCCGCGGGGTGCTCACGCCGGATCCCTCGCCAGGCGAGGCAGCGCACGACGGCGAGCGCGCGCCGTCGTCCGGCGCCTCGCCTGCCGCGGGACTCGCCGACAACTTCAGGATCAAGCGCTACGTCTCGAAGTACACCATCAACCCGGCGATCGCGCAGGGCATTGCCGACTCGGTCGGCTCGGTCGAGGTGGGCAAGTTCGCCGACCTCGTCCTGTGGGACCCGGCGTTCTTCGGCGTCAAGCCGGACCTCGTGATCAAGGGCGGGGTCATCGCGAACTCCGTCATGGGCGACTCGAACGGGTCCATCCCGACCCCGCAGCCGCAGACGCTGCGGATGGCATGGGCGTCCCACGGGCGCAGCACCCAGTCCAGCTCGATCACCTTCCTCTCGAAGGCGGCGATCGAGGCCGGCGTCCCGGAGCGGCTCGGACTGCGCAAGCAGATCCGCGCCGTGGGCGGCATCCGGCACCTGACCAAGGCGGACCTGCCGTTCAACGGCGCCACCCCGCGGCTCGAGGTCGACCCGCAGACGTACGAGGTCCGCGTGGACGGCGAGCTCGCCACGTGCGAGCCCGCCGAAGTCCTCCCGCTCGCGCAGCGCTACTTCCTGTTCTAG
- a CDS encoding FAD-dependent oxidoreductase: protein MDVLEFDDVFVGWGKGGKTLAGVLGRAGRRVAMIEQSEAMYGGTCINIGCVPTKALVYSAHLGHDGEDAAHYTDSIAQKDQLTATLRGVNYSMLDSIDTVTAITARAEFVAPKRVRLTAGSDERELTAERFYINTGSLPVVPDIPGLAEGGQVLSPRVHVSTDLISESNLPARLMIVGGGYIAYEFASMYAAFGSDVTVVDRSPVPLKHEDRDVAEAVASVLAGDGVRFLQGAEVTGVGDAEGQKTGTHDGGSSPLHVSVASGAGPVTVEADAVLLALGRRPATEGLGLDKAGVETDGRGAVVVDERLRTTAPDVWALGDVNGGPQHTYVSLDDHRIVLSQVLGGPERTTTDRNTIPTTTFVTPPFSRVGLTEGQAREQAAERGWDVGVASKEVAKIAAMPRPKIVRDPRGLIKVVVDRRTDAVLGAALFCVDSQEIINLVSLAMDHGLPYTALRDRMYTHPSSSEAFNEVLGAVL from the coding sequence ATGGACGTTCTTGAGTTCGACGACGTGTTCGTCGGCTGGGGCAAAGGCGGCAAGACGCTCGCCGGAGTCCTCGGCCGAGCGGGACGCCGCGTCGCGATGATCGAACAGTCCGAGGCGATGTACGGGGGAACGTGCATCAACATCGGGTGCGTGCCCACCAAGGCCCTCGTCTATTCGGCCCACCTCGGCCATGACGGCGAAGATGCCGCCCACTACACGGACTCGATCGCGCAGAAGGACCAGCTCACCGCCACGCTGCGCGGCGTGAACTACTCGATGCTCGACTCGATCGATACCGTGACGGCGATCACCGCCCGCGCCGAGTTCGTCGCGCCCAAGCGCGTGCGCCTGACCGCCGGCAGCGACGAGCGCGAGCTCACGGCCGAGCGCTTCTACATCAACACGGGATCGCTGCCCGTGGTCCCGGACATCCCCGGCCTCGCCGAGGGCGGCCAGGTCCTGAGCCCCCGCGTCCACGTCTCGACCGACCTGATCTCGGAGTCCAACCTGCCGGCGCGGCTCATGATCGTGGGCGGCGGATACATCGCGTACGAGTTCGCCTCGATGTACGCAGCCTTCGGCTCCGACGTCACCGTGGTGGACCGCTCCCCCGTCCCGCTCAAGCACGAGGACCGGGATGTCGCCGAGGCCGTCGCCTCGGTCCTTGCGGGCGACGGCGTGCGGTTCCTCCAGGGCGCCGAGGTGACAGGCGTCGGAGACGCAGAGGGCCAGAAGACGGGCACGCACGACGGCGGGTCCTCGCCGCTGCACGTGAGCGTCGCCTCGGGCGCGGGGCCGGTCACGGTGGAGGCCGACGCCGTCCTGCTGGCGCTCGGACGCAGGCCCGCGACCGAGGGGCTTGGACTCGACAAGGCGGGGGTCGAGACCGACGGGCGGGGCGCCGTCGTCGTCGATGAACGCCTGCGCACCACCGCGCCGGACGTGTGGGCGCTCGGCGACGTCAACGGCGGCCCGCAGCACACCTATGTCTCGCTCGACGACCACCGGATCGTGCTCTCGCAGGTCCTCGGCGGCCCGGAGCGGACCACCACGGACCGGAACACCATCCCGACCACCACGTTCGTCACCCCGCCGTTCTCGCGGGTGGGGCTGACCGAGGGCCAGGCGCGCGAGCAGGCCGCCGAGCGCGGCTGGGACGTGGGCGTAGCGTCGAAGGAGGTTGCCAAGATCGCGGCGATGCCGCGGCCCAAGATCGTCCGTGACCCGCGCGGACTGATCAAGGTGGTCGTCGACAGGAGGACCGACGCCGTCCTCGGGGCCGCCCTCTTCTGCGTCGACTCGCAGGAGATCATCAACCTCGTCTCGCTCGCGATGGACCACGGGCTGCCCTACACCGCGCTGCGGGACC
- a CDS encoding urease subunit gamma, whose amino-acid sequence MRLSPREQEKLMIVVAADLARRRQARGVRLNYPEAVAIISYELIEGARDGRSVAELMSWGATILTRDDVMEGVPEMIHDVQIEATFPDGTKLVTVHEPIR is encoded by the coding sequence ATGAGACTCAGTCCGCGTGAGCAGGAGAAGCTCATGATCGTCGTGGCCGCCGACCTGGCCCGCCGGAGGCAGGCCCGCGGGGTCCGGCTCAACTACCCCGAGGCGGTCGCGATCATCAGCTACGAGCTCATCGAGGGCGCCCGGGACGGGCGCAGCGTCGCCGAGCTCATGAGCTGGGGCGCCACGATCCTCACGCGCGACGACGTCATGGAGGGGGTCCCGGAGATGATCCACGACGTGCAGATTGAGGCCACCTTCCCCGACGGCACGAAGCTCGTGACCGTCCACGAGCCGATCCGCTAG